The genomic region AAGAATCTTCTCTCCTTTATGCACTACAATAGGAGGAAGTTTTCCGTAAAGGAGCTTTTCGTTGTACTGCTGGGCATCGTGGATACACCACCAGAGAAGTTTAACCAATTCTTTGGCACGTTTGTAAGAACGGTTATTATAATTTTGTTCTTTATAGATAATAATCCAGGTAAAAGAAGCTATAGGATAACCATTAGGAGCATCGGTGTTGGTAATAGAACAACGAGTATCATCGGGAATATTTTTAATATTAGCAGCAGCAGAAATAGATTCTAAAGTAGGTTTTATAAATCTTCCAGCTTTATTCTGGAGAGCAGCTACAGGAATGTGGTTTTCTATGGCGTAGGCAATTTCAATGTAGCCGATTGTTCCCGGAATCTTCTTAATATAAGCGGCTACCCCGGGATTACCTTTACCACCCATACCTACAGGCCATTTTACTGTCTTACCATGACCAACTTTTTCACACCATTCTTTGCTAACTTTGCAAAGATAGTCGGTAAAAATATAGGTGGTTCCAGAAGAATCAGAACGATGAGCCACAATAATAGGCAAATCAGGTAACCTTACATCATTAATTTTTTGAATAGCGGGATCATTCCATTTGGTAATTTTCCCTAAAAAGATATCAGCAAGCACTTTGGGAGTTAATTTTAACTCTGTTACTCCAGGAACGTTAAAACCAATGGCTACCGCACCAAGAGTCATCGGAATGTGAAGAATTGGCGCCGGAGCTTTAGCCAGATCAGAATCCTTCATAGGAGCATCGGTAGCCCCAAAATCAACCGTACGGGCCAAAAGCTGACGAATACCACCGCCAGAACCAATAGCCTGATAATTAACTTT from Thermodesulfatator indicus DSM 15286 harbors:
- the pstS gene encoding phosphate ABC transporter substrate-binding protein PstS is translated as MRKWLMVLMLFLFSVTGVHAAKLTLLGAGATFPYPLYSKWFNVYYKKTGIKVNYQAIGSGGGIRQLLARTVDFGATDAPMKDSDLAKAPAPILHIPMTLGAVAIGFNVPGVTELKLTPKVLADIFLGKITKWNDPAIQKINDVRLPDLPIIVAHRSDSSGTTYIFTDYLCKVSKEWCEKVGHGKTVKWPVGMGGKGNPGVAAYIKKIPGTIGYIEIAYAIENHIPVAALQNKAGRFIKPTLESISAAANIKNIPDDTRCSITNTDAPNGYPIASFTWIIIYKEQNYNNRSYKRAKELVKLLWWCIHDAQQYNEKLLYGKLPPIVVHKGEKILKSVTYNGKPIL